One window of the Trifolium pratense cultivar HEN17-A07 linkage group LG2, ARS_RC_1.1, whole genome shotgun sequence genome contains the following:
- the LOC123909760 gene encoding homeobox-leucine zipper protein HDG5-like → MFGDCQVMSTMGGGNVVVNSESLFSSPIHNPNFNFMSTMPFQPFSSSMKEEDGMLRGKEEIMDQSGSGSEQVEDKSGNEQEITNEQETTKKKRYHRHTARQIQEMEALFKECPHPDDKQRLKLSHDLGLKPRQVKFWFQNRRTQMKAQQDRSDNVILRAENENLKNENYRLQAALRNIMCPNCGGPCIMGPDLGLDDHQIRLENARLREELERVCCITSRYTGRQIQTMAPPQSLMQPSLDLDMNIYPTRHFSDQLMTPCTEMIPVPMLPHEHSHFQEGGLLLLEDEKSLAMEFAASSMAELIKMCQMNEPLWIRNGENEREVLNFDEHARLFSWPLNLKQRSEMRTEATRDSAVVIMNSVTLVDAFLDAQKWMELFPTIVARARTVQIIASGASGHASGTLQLMHAEFQVLSPLISTRETHFLRYCQQNAEEGTWAIVDFPVDSFQQNFHNSYPKYCRRSSGCVIQDMPNGYSRVTWVEHAKVVEKPVHQILSNYVYSGMAFGAQRWLGVLQRQCERVASLMARNISDLGVIPSPEARKNLMKLANRMIKTFSLNMTTYGGQSWTAISDSPEDTVRITTRKITEPGQPNGVILAAVSTTWLPYSHTKVFDLLRDERHRSQMDALSNGNSLNEVAHIANGSHPGNCISLLRINVASNSSQNVELMLQETCTDQSGSLVVYTTIDVDSIQLAMSGEDPSCISLLPQGFMIVPMVSSNTETSSEQGVTGTPSSTSSASAAANSGCLLIMGMQVLASSIPSAKLNLSSVTAINNHLCNTLHQIEGALCSTTNNNCFVGSCNEPTTSAPPK, encoded by the exons ATGTTTGGTGATTGTCAAGTTATGTCAACAATGGGAGGAGGAAATGTAGTAGTGAACTCAGAATCTCTCTTTTCTTCTCCGATCCATAACCCTAACTTCAACTTCATGTCTACCATGCCTTTTCAGCCGTTTTCTTCTTCCAtg AAAGAAGAAGATGGAATGTTGAGAGGGAAAGAAGAGATAATGGATCAAAGTGGCTCGGGGAGCGAACAAGTTGAAGATAAGTCGGGGAATGAACAAGAGATTACTAATGAACAAGAAACTACGAAGAAGAAACGTTATCATCGACACACTGCTCGCCAGATCCAAGAAATGGAAGC ATTATTTAAGGAATGTCCACACCCAGATGATAAACAAAGACTGAAACTAAGCCATGATTTGGGATTAAAACCACGGCAAGTTAAATTCTGGTTTCAGAATCGTCGAACTCAAATGAAG gCACAACAAGATCGTTCGGATAATGTGATACTTAGAGCAGAGAAtgagaatttaaagaatgaGAACTATCGACTACAAGCGGCTTTACGTAATATTATGTGTCCTAATTGTGGCGGGCCATGTATAATGGGTCCTGATTTGGGTTTGGATGATCATCAAATTCGACTTGAAAATGCCAGGTTAAGAGAAGAG CTAGAACGTGTATGTTGTATCACATCAAGATACACCGGTCGCCAAATTCAAACAATGGCACCACCTCAATCTCTTATGCAACCATCATTGGACTTAGACATGAACATATACCCAACAAGACACTTTTCTGATCAATTAATGACACCATGCACTGAAATGATTCCTGTCCCTATGCTACCACATGAACATTCACATTTTCAAGAGGGTGGTCTCTTATTATTGGAAGATGAAAAATCACTTGCAATGGAATTTGCAGCTTCTTCTATGGCTGAACTTATTAAGATGTGTCAAATGAATGAACCGCTTTGGATTCGTAACGGTGAAAATGAAAGGGAAGTTCTTAATTTTGATGAGCATGCTAGGCTTTTTTCATGGCCTTTGAATCTTAAGCAAAGAAGTGAGATGAGGACTGAAGCTACACGTGATTCTGCTGTTGTTATTATGAATAGTGTTACTCTTGTTGATGCTTTTCTTGATGCT CAAAAATGGATGGAATTGTTTCCAACAATTGTTGCTAGAGCAAGAACTGTTCAAATTATAGCTTCTGGTGCTTCTGGTCATGCAAGTGGGACTCTTCAGCTG ATGCATGCAGAATTCCAAGTTCTTTCTCCATTGATATCAACTAGAGAGACTCATTTTCTTCGATATTGTCAGCAAAATGCAGAGGAAGGAACATGGGCCATTGTTGATTTTCCTGTTGACAGCTTCCAACAAAATTTTCACAATTCTTATCCCAAATACTGCAGAAGATCTTCTGGCTGTGTCATTCAAGATATGCCAAATGGCTATTCAAGG GTAACATGGGTTGAGCATGCAAAAGTTGTTGAAAAACCTGTTCATCAAATATTAAGCAACTATGTGTATAGTGGAATGGCATTTGGTGCACAACGTTGGTTAGGAGTTTTGCAAAGACAATGTGAAAGGGTTGCTAGTCTCATGGCTAGAAACATATCAGATCTTGGAG TGATACCTTCTCCGGAAGCGCGGAAGAACTTGATGAAACTAGCAAACAGGATGATAAAAACTTTTAGTCTTAATATGACAACTTATGGTGGCCAATCATGGACTGCTATATCAGATTCACCAGAAGACACTGTTAGAATCACTACTAGGAAAATCACTGAGCCTGGCCAACCTAATGGTGTGATTCTTGCTGCGGTTTCAACCACTTGGCTTCCTTATTCTCATACCAAAGTCTTTGATCTCCTCCGTGACGAACGCCACAGATCTCAG ATGGATGCACTTTCTAATGGGAACTCATTAAATGAAGTGGCTCATATTGCAAATGGTTCACATCCAGGAAACTGCATTTCCCTTCTTCGTATAAAT GTTGCAAGTAACTCATCTCAAAATGTAGAGCTAATGCTGCAAGAGACATGCACAGATCAATCTGGAAGCCTAGTAGTCTACACGACAATCGATGTTGATTCGATCCAGCTAGCCATGAGTGGTGAAGACCCTTCATGCATTTCACTTCTTCCACAAGGGTTCATGATAGTACCAATGGTTTCATCAAACACTGAGACATCATCTGAACAAGGTGTGACAGGAACACCATCATCAACTTCTAGTGCTTCTGCTGCTGCTAACTCAGGTTGTCTTCTTATCATGGGAATGCAAGTTCTAGCAAGCTCAATTCCTTCTGCAAAACTTAACCTTTCAAGCGTCACGGCAATCAATAACCACCTCTGCAATACCCTGCATCAAATTGAAGGTGCTCTTTGTAGCACCACTAACAACAATTGCTTTGTTGGGTCTTGCAATGAACCAACCACTAGTGCACCTCCCAAGTAA
- the LOC123904286 gene encoding F-box protein At2g35280-like: MASTMKSEIEKSESNNTMGVSIEMLPESLLLEVLAKVASESVVDFNNVKVCSQKFKKFTTEENDLLKIVSFEDYPKILWEPTKHALAIIKRCEESGNPDVLFCKGLREYFNYPNGNIDGLEKLKIAAESGKYVYGLIMLSSENNESMQEGIEHIRFLKMAKCVMHTRNKIDEITKKYLFIYYNGMFVRRQTRVCKSKPCKGWGLRRGKWIMMNDEDDDLSYCEYCRWDHELEIFYQIFRVR; the protein is encoded by the coding sequence ATGGCATCAACAATGAAATCCGAGATTGAAAAAAGTGAAAGTAACAACACAATGGGAGTTTCCATTGAGATGCTTCCAGAATCTTTATTACTCGAAGTGCTTGCAAAGGTAGCTTCTGAATCTGTTGTTGATTTTAACAACGTGAAAGTTTGTTcccaaaagtttaaaaaattcaCTACTGAAGAAAACGatcttttaaaaatagtttcattCGAGGATTATCCTAAGATCCTATGGGaaccaaccaagcatgcattgGCAATTATCAAACGTTGTGAGGAAAGTGGAAATCCTGATGTATTGTTTTGTAAAGGCTTACGTGAATACTTTAACTATCCAAACGGAAATATTGACGGCCTTGAGAAATTAAAGATTGCTGCTGAAAGTGGTAAGTATGTGTATGGTCTGATAATGTTGTCTTCTGAAAATAATGAGTCCATGCAAGAAGGAATCGAGCATATCCGTTTTTTAAAGATGGCTAAATGTGTTATGCATACAAGAAATAAGATAGATGAAATCACGAAAAAATATCTCTTTATATACTATAATGGAATGTTTGTTCGGAGGCAAACTCGTGTTTGCAAATCAAAGCCTTGCAAGGGATGGGGATTGAGGAGAGGTAAATGGATAATGAtgaatgatgaagatgatgactTAAGTTATTGTGAATATTGTAGATGGGATCACGAGTTGGagatcttttatcaaatatttagaGTTCGTTAG
- the LOC123907110 gene encoding lysine-specific demethylase JMJ706 gives MVEGGRVRLSEEARNGLEVLKRKRLQRAQASVANMTNRSGGDALRASAPCGPRLHGNPDVFFKRKVAKFDTSDLEWTDKIPECPVYSPTKEEFEDPLVYLQKIAPEASKYGICKIISPLSASVPAGVVLMKEKAGFKFTTRVQPLRLAEWDTEDKVTFFMSGRNYTFRDYEKMANKVFARRYCSVGCLPATYLEKEFWHEIGCGKMDTVEYACDVDGSAFSSSPTDQLGNSKWNLKKLSRLPKSTLRLLETSIPGVTEPMLYIGMLFSMFAWHVEDHYLYSINYQHCGASKTWYGIPGHAALEFERVVREHVYSTDILSSDGEDGAFDVLLGKTTLFPPNILLEHKVPVYKAVQKPGEFVITFPRAYHAGFSHGFNCGEAVNFALGDWFPLGAIASRRYALLNRVPLLPHEELLCKEAMLIHTSLELEDSDFPSSDLLSHNRTKISFINLLRFQHCASWLLLKSRACISVSSHSHGTILCSLCKRDCYIAYVDCSCHMHPVCLRHDVKSLDFTCGRKYTLYLREDIADMEAAAKMFEQEDRILDEIRKQSKSDQDMYSYPLSDMFQRAEANGYERYCELKLDSTIEFYTTPEQSTNNQECGTQNQLVLGHCSEVHTPEASEISFSAASTLCSLSEPLDCSSAPKNAEEQANLKMGIIDFEELGETVSNSACKSSLSPALYHESSAELHDLQKPDMKPIVDNDSDDSDSGIFRVKRPSSLKAEKRNAKVAALKHSEQQGLKRLKKVPPEGKSRQQMNFRTSELSYKQNPVSHKVDIEISSKDRFARGNGAPISVRYKKSSNEDVSIHMQQDHHRRERFQQTYREAPSIETGPKRLKVRGPSFIGLESRLN, from the exons ATG GTGGAAGGAGGAAGAGTACGTTTGTCCGAGGAAGCTAGAAATGGGTTAGAAGTGTTGAAGCGTAAAAGGCTTCAGCGCGCACAGGCGAGTGTTGCTAACATGACAAATAGAAGCGGAGGAGATGCTTTGAGAGCTTCAGCTCCATGTGGTCCAAGATTGCATGGTAATCCGGATGTCTTTTTCAAGCGGAAGGTGGCTAAGTTTGATACAAGTGATTTGGAATGGACTGATAAAATTCCAGAGTGTCCTGTGTATTCTCCAACAAAGGAAGAATTTGAAGATCCTTTGGTTTATTTGCAAAAGATAGCTCCAGAAGCTTCTAAATATG GTATATGCAAGATTATTTCGCCTTTGAGTGCTTCTGTACCTGCTGGGGTTGTTTTAATGAAGGAGAAAGCAGGATTCAAGTTTACAACCAGAGTGCAGCCTCTTCGCCTTGCTGAATGGGATACTGAAGACAAAGTCACATTTTTTATGAGTGGAAG AAATTATACATTCCGTGATTATGAGAAAATGGCGAACAAGGTATTTGCACGAAGATATTGCAGTGTTGGATGTCTTCCTGCCACTTACTTGGAAAAGGAGTTTTGGCATGAAATTGGTTGCGGGAAAATGGATACCGTTGAATATGCATGTGATGTTGATGGCAGTGCCTTTTCATCTTCTCCTACCGATCAGCTTGGGAACAGCAAATGGAATTTGAAG AAGCTTTCCCGGTTGCCGAAATCAACACTGCGTCTCTTGGAAACTTCAATTCCA GGAGTAACAGAACCCATGCTATACATTGGAATGCTGTTTAGCATGTTTGCATGGCACGTGGAGGATCATTATTTGTACAG CATTAATTATCAGCACTGTGGTGCGTCAAAAACATGGTATGGTATCCCTGGTCATGCAGCTTTGGAATTTGAAAGGGTGGTGAGGGAACATGTATATTCTACCGATATTTTGTCAAGTGATGGGGAAGATGGAGCCTTCGATGTTCTCTTGGGGAAAACAACTTTATTTCCACCTAATATTTTGTTGGAGCATAAAGTTCCTGTCTATAAGGCTGTCCAAAAGCCAGGGGAGTTTGTAATAACCTTCCCTAGAGCGTATCATGCAGGCTTCAGTCATG GTTTCAACTGTGGAGAAGCAGTGAATTTTGCACTTGGTGATTGGTTTCCTCTTGGGGCAATTGCGAGCAGGCGATATGCACTTCTTAACAGGGTTCCTTTACTGCCCCATGAAGAACTTCTTTGCAAAGAAGCGATGCTCATTCATACATCcttggaacttgaagattcAGACTTTCCCTCTTCAGACTTGCTTTCTCATAATAGAACAAAGATATCTTTCATTAATTTGTTGCGTTTCCAACATTGTGCCAGTTGGTTACTACTGAAATCAAGGGCATGTATAAGTGTTTCTTCTCATTCACATGGCACAATTCTCTGTAGCCTGTGCAAACGTGACTGTTATATAGCTTATGTCGATTGCAGCTGTCACATGCATCCTGTATGCCTACGCCATG ATGTTAAATCTCTTGACTTCACCTGTGGGAGAAAATACACTCTTTATTTGAGAGAGGATATTGCGGATATGGAAGCTGCAGCCAAGATGTTTGAGCAAGAAGATAGGATATTGGATGAGATAAGAAAGCAATCCAAAAGTGACCAAGATATGTACTCATATCCTTTGTCAGATATGTTTCAGAGAGCTGAAGCAAATGGATACGAACGATATTGTGAGCTTAAACTTGATTCTACGATTGAATTTTATACAACTCCAGAACAGTCAACAAATAACCAAGAGTGTGGCACACAAAATCAACTTGTTTTGGGACATTGCTCAGAAGTTCATACACCGGAAGCGTCTGAGATTTCCTTTTCTGCTGCATCCACTCTTTGTTCTCTTTCAGAACCTCTTGATTGTTCCTCTGCTCCCAAAAAT GCTGAGGAGCAGGCTAACTTGAAAATGGGcattattgattttgaagaacTTGGCGAAACAGTATCCAACAGTGCATGCAAATCTTCGCTATCCCCTGCTCTGTATCATGAAAGCTCGGCTGAACTGCATGATCTCCAGAAACCGGACATGAAACCCATAGTGGATAACGACAGTGATGATTCTGATTCAGGGATATTTAGGGTAAAGCGACCTTCCTCTCTGAAAGCAGAGAAAAGAAATGCAAAGGTTGCTGCTTTGAAGCATTCTGAGCAGCAG GGACTTAAGCGATTGAAAAAAGTCCCCCCTGAAGGAAAAAGCAGGCAACAAATGAATTTCAGAACCAGTGAATTAAGTTACAAACAAAACCCTGTTAGTCATAAAGTTGATATCGAAATTTCCTCGAAGGACAGATTTGCAAGGGGAAATGGTGCTCCCATTTCTGTAAGATATAAAAAGTCAAGCAATGAAGATGTAAGCATCCATATGCAACAAGATCACCACCGGAGAGAGAGGTTTCAGCAAACTTATAGGGAAGCACCTTCCATTGAGACTGGGCCCAAGCGACTTAAAGTCCGAGGCCCTTCATTCATAGGCTTAGAGAGCAGGTTGAATTGA
- the LOC123904285 gene encoding F-box protein At2g35280-like, translated as MASTTKSEIERSESNNTMEVSIEMLPESLLLEVLAKVASESVVDFNNVKVCSQDFCNFTTKENDLLKIVSFEDYPKILWEPTEHALAIIKRCEESGNPDVLFSQGLREYFKYPNGNIGGLEKLKIAAESGHKLAKYVYGMIMLSSENNESMQEGIEHIRFLKMAKCVMHTRNKIDEIRKKYLFIYYNGMLVRRQTRVCKSKPCKGWGLRRGKWIMINDEDDDLSYCEYCRWDYELEIFYQIFRVR; from the coding sequence ATGGCATCAACAACGAAATCCGAGATTGAAAGAAGTGAAAGCAACAACACAATGGAAGTTTCCATTGAGATGCTTCCAGAATCTTTATTACTCGAAGTGCTTGCAAAGGTAGCTTCTGAATCTGTTGTTGATTTTAACAACGTGAAAGTTTGTTCCCAAGATTTTTGCAATTTCACTACTAAAGAAAACGatcttttaaaaatagtttcattCGAGGATTATCCTAAGATCCTATGGGAACCAACCGAGCATGCATTGGCAATTATCAAACGTTGTGAGGAAAGTGGAAATCCTGATGTATTGTTTAGTCAAGGCTTACGTGAATACTTTAAGTATCCAAACGGAAATATTGGCGGCCTTGAGAAATTAAAGATTGCTGCTGAAAGTGGTCACAAATTAGCAAAGTATGTGTATGGTATGATAATGTTGTCTTCTGAAAATAATGAGTCCATGCAAGAAGGAATCGAGCATATCCGTTTTTTAAAGATGGCTAAATGTGTTATGCATACAAGAAATAAGATAGATGAAATCAGGAAAAAATATCTCTTTATATACTATAATGGAATGTTGGTTCGGAGGCAAACTCGTGTTTGTAAATCAAAGCCTTGCAAGGGATGGGGATTGAGGAGAGGTAAATGGATAATGAtaaatgatgaagatgatgactTAAGTTATTGTGAATATTGTAGATGGGATTACGAGTTGGagatcttttatcaaatatttagaGTTCGTTAG
- the LOC123904287 gene encoding F-box protein At2g35280-like, which yields MASTMRSEIERSESNNTMEVSIEMLPESLLLEVLAKVASESVVDFNNVKVCSQKFCKFTTEENDLLKIVSFEEYPKILWEPTKHALAIIKRCEESGNPDVLFSKGLREYFNYPNGNIGGLEKLKITAESGHKLAKYVYGLIMLSSENNESMQEGIEHIRFLKMAKCVMHTRNKIDEITKKYLFIYYNGMLVRRQTRVCKSKPCKGWGLRRGKWIMMNDEDDDLSYCEYCRWDHELEIFYQIFRVR from the coding sequence ATGGCATCAACAATGAGATCGGAGATTGAAAGAAGTGAAAGCAACAATACAATGGAAGTTTCCATTGAGATGCTTCCGGAATCTTTATTACTCGAAGTGCTTGCAAAGGTAGCTTCTGAATCTGTTGTTGATTTTAACAACGTGAAAGTTTGTTCCCAAAAGTTTTGTAAATTCACTACTGAAGAAAACGatcttttaaaaatagtttcattCGAGGAATATCCTAAGATCCTATGGGaaccaaccaagcatgcattgGCAATTATCAAACGTTGTGAGGAAAGTGGAAATCCTGATGTATTGTTTAGTAAAGGCTTACGTGAATACTTTAACTATCCAAACGGAAATATTGGCGGCCTTGAGAAATTAAAGATTACTGCTGAAAGTGGTCACAAATTAGCAAAGTATGTGTATGGTCTGATAATGTTGTCTTCTGAAAATAATGAGTCCATGCAAGAAGGAATCGAGCATATCCGTTTTTTAAAGATGGCTAAATGTGTTATGCATACAAGAAATAAGATAGATGAAATTACGAAAAAATATCTCTTTATATACTATAATGGAATGTTGGTTCGGAGGCAAACTCGTGTTTGTAAATCAAAGCCTTGCAAGGGATGGGGATTGAGGAGAGGTAAATGGATAATGAtgaatgatgaagatgatgactTAAGTTATTGTGAATATTGTAGATGGGATCACGAGTTGGagatcttttatcaaatatttagaGTTCGTTAG